A window of Variovorax paradoxus genomic DNA:
GCTACATCTACGGCGGCAGCTTCTACGCCGTGGCCGACGAATCGCATTTCTGCCCGTGGTGCATCGCCGATGGCTCGGCCGCGAAGAAGTTCGACGGCGAATTCAACGACGCCGCCGGCGTGGGCATGGACGAGGTCGATTTGCCCATGCGCATCGTCGAAGAAGTGTCGCAACGCACGCCCAGCTTCTTCACCTGGCAACAGGAACGCTGGTGGGCGCACTGCAACGACGCGGGCCGCTTTCTCGGAGAGATCGAGCACGCCGACCGCGCGCTGCTCGCGTCGCAGCCGGCTGAAGACTTCGTGCGCGAGACCTGCGAAGCGGTGCACCTCGATGCCGGCGAAGGCTGGCAATGGCTGCTCGACACGCCCTCGCGCGATCGCAGCTTCGCGGTGTTCGTCTTCGGCTGCCTGCACTGCGGCAAGGTCGGCGGCTACGTCGACCACAGCTGACGCAGCCTTCAGGGCGCGCTCAACGCCCCCAGCGCAGCACCATCGGATCGAGCCGCCGCGCGGTCTCGATCAGCTCGCGCCGCGTCTGCGGATGCATCGCCGGCCACGGATGGCGCGGCGCTTCGCAATCGATCACGCCGCCCTCCTTCATCAGCGCCTTCGCCGCGAGAAAGCCGGACTGCCGGTTCTCGTGGTTGATGAGCGGCAGCCAGCGCTGGTAGCGCGCGAACGCGCCTTCACGGTCGCCCTTGCGGTGCGCCTCGATGATGGGCCGCAGGCCGTCGGCATAGGCGCCGCCGGTCATGGCGCCGGTCGCGCCCGCATCGAGGTCGGCGAACAGCGTGATGCCCTCCTCGCCGTCCCACGGTCCTTCGATGGCGTCGCCGCCCTGCTCCATCAGCGCGCGCAGCTTGGCCGCGGCACCGGGCGTCTCGATCTTGAAGTAGGCCACCTGTTCGATCTCGCGCGCCATGCGCGCCAGCAGTTCGACCGGCAGCACCGTGCCGCTGGCCGGCGCGTCCTGGATCATGATGGGAATGCCGATGGCATCGGACAGCCGCGCATAGAAGGCCTCGATCTGCGCTGGCGGCACCCGGAAGGTGGCGCCGTGATAAGGCGGCATCACCATGACCATCGCCGCGCCCATGTCCTGCGCGCGCCGGCTGCGCGCCGCGCACACCTCGGTCGAGAAGTGCGTGGTCGTCACGATCACCGGCACGCGCCCCGCGACATGCTCGAGCACGGTGCGCGTGAGCACCTCGCGCTCGTCGTCCGCCAGCAGGAACTGCTCGGAGAAGTTCGCGAGGATGCACAGGCCGTCCACGCCGGAGTCGATCATGAAATCGATGCAGCGCTTCTGGCTCGCGAGGTCGAGCGCGCCCGTCTCGGTGAAGGTGGTGGGCGCCACCGGAAAGATGCCGCGATAGCGTGGCTCGCCGCGTGTGCTGGCCTGCGCCATCAGGGCATCACCTGCCCGCCGTTGACCTCGATGACCTGCCCGGTCACGTAGCTGCTGGCCGCCTCGCTCGCCAGGAACAGGAAGGCGCCGACACATTCATCCGCCGTACCCAGCCGCCCCATCGGAATCGCATTGGCAAAATTCTTCAGCACCTCGGGGCTCGAATGCCCGTCGTGAAAAGGCGTCTCGATCACGCCCGGCGCCACCGCGTTGACGCGGATCTTTTCTTTCACCAGCTCCTTGGCCATGGTGCGCGTGATGGTCGAGACGAAGCCCTTGCAGGCAGCGTAGAGCCCAGCGCCCGGCCCGCCGCCGGTGCGCGCGGCCTGCGTGGTCACGTTGATGATCGCGCCGCCGCCGCTCGCCGCCATCAGCGGAATCACGCGGCGGCTCACCGCCACCACCGAGCGGGCGTTGAGGCGAAACACCGCGTCGATGTAGTCGTCGTCCGCATCCACGATGGGCGAGCGCTTCACGAAGCCGCCCGCGTTGTTGACCAGCACGTCGATGCGCCCGAACTCGGCATGCACCGTCTTCACCATGCGGTCGACGGCGGCGGTGTCGGTCACGTCGGCCTGCACCAGCAGCGCGCGGCCGCCGGCGGCCTCGATGTCGCGCGCCACCGCGCGGGCCTCGTCGGCGCTGCCGCGGTAGTGCACCGCCACCCGCGCGCCGGCCTGCCCCAGCGCGCGCGCCACCGCCGCGCCGATGCCCGTGCTCGCGCCCGTGACCAGTACCGCCTTGTCCTTCAGATCGTTCATGTCGTCGTGTCTCCTTGGGTTGAAAAACGGGCGCACCCGCCACCCGCGTTCACACGG
This region includes:
- a CDS encoding dihydrodipicolinate synthase family protein; this translates as MAQASTRGEPRYRGIFPVAPTTFTETGALDLASQKRCIDFMIDSGVDGLCILANFSEQFLLADDEREVLTRTVLEHVAGRVPVIVTTTHFSTEVCAARSRRAQDMGAAMVMVMPPYHGATFRVPPAQIEAFYARLSDAIGIPIMIQDAPASGTVLPVELLARMAREIEQVAYFKIETPGAAAKLRALMEQGGDAIEGPWDGEEGITLFADLDAGATGAMTGGAYADGLRPIIEAHRKGDREGAFARYQRWLPLINHENRQSGFLAAKALMKEGGVIDCEAPRHPWPAMHPQTRRELIETARRLDPMVLRWGR
- a CDS encoding SDR family NAD(P)-dependent oxidoreductase gives rise to the protein MNDLKDKAVLVTGASTGIGAAVARALGQAGARVAVHYRGSADEARAVARDIEAAGGRALLVQADVTDTAAVDRMVKTVHAEFGRIDVLVNNAGGFVKRSPIVDADDDYIDAVFRLNARSVVAVSRRVIPLMAASGGGAIINVTTQAARTGGGPGAGLYAACKGFVSTITRTMAKELVKEKIRVNAVAPGVIETPFHDGHSSPEVLKNFANAIPMGRLGTADECVGAFLFLASEAASSYVTGQVIEVNGGQVMP